The sequence below is a genomic window from Babesia bigemina genome assembly Bbig001, chromosome : II.
TGATGTTCAAAAAACGCTGCTCCTCATGCATTCTACGCTGCTTCGCGTGGAACTCCATCTGACGTTCGAACCCTTGCAATTTCTCACTCAAAATCATCAGCTTCGATTTGGTCCCACCCTGAAATCGGCGGTCGTTCGCCTCCGTTTCAGGCAACACATCGTGAACCAGGAACAATTCACGCCCGGAAAACCCATCAGAACCAACTGCCAAAAATGAAGGTGACGCCGCGAGACAGTAAAACGCACCCGGATGAGACGATTGACGAAACACATGGTTCGAGTCCAACACGGTGTCGCCGGTAGACATGGTAATGGTAGGATTATATTTAGATGTGTTACGCAACACAGTAGTGCGGCCGACCTCGCCTAAATCGCCCATACCGGCATAGGCGGAATCGGGGAGAGAGCCGTGGCTGCTATGCGATATCAGTAAGTCGCTATCAGACATTTTCACACATCTAACCAAATATCACATAGAAGTTATTTGGAGCTAACACATTACACGTTGACCATCCCATTGACACTGATACGAGGTGTACACCGAGATGCGAGAGTCAGTGTGTGACCAACCCGCCCGCGACTCCGCTCCACGAAGGCGGAGGTACAGCAGGGCGTACGGAGCCGGGTTACCGCCAATGTCACTTACATAGCAAGCAAAACAAATAGACAATTGAAAAATTAACAAAATGGATGAAAGCGAAAGGGCGATGGAAATAGAAGCTCTCTCCGCCATCTTCATAGAAGGAGAGGAGCTACAGATAATCAGCGAAAACGAAGTAGTGATAACATGCGACCCAAGATCGCAAGATGGATCTCACGGATGCTCAATGAAGCTCAAGTTTGTGCTCCCGGAGGGCTATCCAGCCGAAGAATCTCCATCCTACGAAATCGTAGACGGTACGCAACGCACCAGGACATGTGACGTTTCGCAGAGCTCGGAATCACCTACGAAGACAAGGAAAGAATATTAGCAGTGATAGAAGAGGTCATAGAGCAGAATCGAGGCATGCCCATGCTCTATCCGATCGTAGAGGCTGTCAACGTAGGTGGACCTAGGTGCTGACTAACGCCGCGCAGGAACAACTCGCGACGTGTGCTACGAACGCTGAAAACGGCGAATCGGAAAGTGACAACGTGGACGGGGAAGTTGAAGACGGGGAAAATGGCGATGAGACGAACCAGCGCGACGGTATGGACACAGGCCTCTTCCTCAAGCAACTGTGCAACGAACAGGTATGTTAGCGCGGCTCACCCAGACACACATTACGGCAATAGGACCGGGTGACGAAAGAAATATTCGACGAGTGGAGTAAAACCTTTAGACTGAATATGATCAAGAAGGGCATATGGCGCGATATTGACGCAGGACGCAACAAGGGACAAATGACCGGGAGGGAAATATTCGAGTCCAAATCAGTCGTTATCGATGTCGATGGTATGGTGCACATTCAAAACTGTCATTGGCGCTcagaaaacgaaaatgtgTTCTGGAACGACGAGGCACTCTATGAGGGAGATTGCGATGAGGACGCACTAGAATAAGATGGACGCGTGAAATTTAGTATGAAGTGGAAAGGAAATTATCGGCAGAAATATCCAGCCTGAATCCGGGCGTAGGCAGACATGGCGGGAGTGGAACTCCTTTACAAGCCGAGCAACATGTCGGTGCTCGACCTAGGGAGCAACTTGGCCAATGACCTGCGGCCAAGCGATATGGCAAAAAAGACCGATAGGAAACATCAAAATGGCAGTCTCGGAAAACCCAGCTCAAGCCATCAGAGCCCTTCCAGATGGTCGCCCCGGAGGTCGAGCGATGTGATATACTCGCGCATTGACGAAAGCGTACACAAGGCGAAAAGCGTGCTAAGAGCTATGAGGGTTCCGGATGTAGACATCGAAGGCGCTAGGAAAGAGTATATACAAAAGGTGGGACGGGACTACTCCACCGTTGGACTCACCTCGTACATACTGGCGCAAAAGGATGCCAAGGAGTTCAGGGAACGCTGTTTCCACATACTATCGTGGAAGCCCAAAGCATCGCAGGGAGACGGCCCGTTTGACAAATCGGAGGAGCCTTTCTTTGGCGATCGCAAAACACATGCCGGGAAAGCCAGGACACCAGATGAGATCCTGCTCGGCAGCCTCGGCAAAAACAACCTCGAGCCGAACCCGGAAAATGCAGATGGAGATTACTACTCGCCAATAAGGAGCAACAGCAATTTCGCGTATAACTCTAACAGCCCATTTGCAGGGCAGGCACAGTGGAGCGAACACACGAAATCGCCATTCAGTGATGTCCAACCCTCGGAAAACGGGCTATCTATTGGACATATGACGGAAAGTGCTATTTACGATGTTGACCCGTTAAGTGCAAAGCGTGCGGTGGGAGTACACAGCCCAATGGCTGACTCATCTATCACATCCACTCCCGAAAAGGTGTCGGAAGATTCGCAGAAAAAGAGATTACAAGTTGTTGAAGAGCTTTTAGAAGAACACAAAGACATCATACCGCGGGATCTCGACGTAAAGACGCTCGGATACGCGGAGAAGCGTCGACTTCTAAAGCAGCTCGGATTCGGTGACGATTATATCGCAAACAGATTGTGTGGTCGCTGCACAACCTCCAGTAAACGAAAGAAGTTGAAGCTCACGCCCTTGGAAGCGTTCAGCATGTATGACAGGCAAGACATAAACGAGTCTATGCAGGTGCACAAAGACCTAAGCGCCGAATTTTCCCGTTATGTGAAGAGCACAGAACCTCGCGTGGTTGTCGCTAAAACTGCCGGTTCTACCGACGACGCGTACAATAACCTAAAGTCGAGGTTGCAATCGTCGTACATGGCGCATTGATACAAGTTGTGGATCAAGTCTGAGCAACGAGATAGATGCGCCATGGGCAGTGCTACGGCACAGACGCCAATGCACTCGAAGCGGGTACATGGCCTTATTTGCGTGTCATTGTGTGCTAGACGGCGTGCGAAATCCAATGGCGGAAAACAATGAAATATCCAAGACACACGCCGGCAGAGCCGACTGCGAATGACGCTGGATATTTAGGCGCGGATTGGCTTTGCGCTTACACACTCAGTTTTAAACGAATGTAATCACGTATCTAAACATAAAAGCGCCTGATACGTCGGTGTAGTCGCCGGGCTACTGCGATTCACCACGCCCATGGTGTGGCAGCCGCCGGCGGGTGTCACAATTTTATATGTAGCAAATCCCCGCGCTACAGGGTGGACGTGCGCGCCTGCGTTATATACGACGCGCGATGTCCCTCTTTGCCCGCGACGGCGGTGCAACACTTGGCGTTGGTACCAGCCCTGTCTTGAGTCCCGCGAGGTGGTCTCACAATGGCCCGCGCCACGGATTAGCGGACGGATTCGAGATGAACGATGGCGCATGGCTTCGTTCTAGGACAAGAGGCCTGGAGAAGGGGTCGCTGTTCTCGGGCACAACGCAGCCGTGGAGCAATCGACCTGATGTGTTCCGCAGGCCGTCCGACACGCTCCACGGGACTACGCCAGATGTCAGAGCGCTTAGATCGCGTATAATGGATTCTCCCGGACATCTTGGGACAATAGACGTGCCCCCCTACCTGAGAAGCGTCGATAACAGAAAGTTATCGCATACTCCAAAGCGCGCCACGTTCACAAGTACGGTCTTGTCGCCCAAACGCAACGTCGACCTCCTGGGCGACGACGGAGGGTTCAACTTCAGGTCGCCCATACTGTCGGGTAAAAGTCGCCTCAAGCGGCGCAGCAGGACGTCGCTCTCGGATCTTAGGATTGGATCTTACGCTCCCTACCTGCAAGATGCGCATAGCGTAAACCCACCATACCGGCCGGAACGCCATAGCGATGCACTTGAAACGTATCGGATTACTCCGAAGAAGGACCGAATTAACATACATGCCACCGACGACATACTAAATCGCATCAAACGCAGTCTATCCGAGTGCGAAACCATATCCAGACGGCTGGACAAACAGTACGGGACGAAACGTGTACAGCAAACTAGTGCAGATTACAGCGAACGCGTGTTCCCGAGGGCGTTGGCGGACAACCTGTTTTCGAGTAG
It includes:
- a CDS encoding RWD domain containing protein, putative; the protein is MDESERAMEIEALSAIFIEGEELQIISENEVVITCDPRSQDGSHGCSMKLKFVLPEGYPAEESPSYEIVDELGITYEDKERILAVIEEVIEQNRGMPMLYPIVEAVNEQLATCATNAENGESESDNVDGEVEDGENGDETNQRDGMDTGLFLKQLCNEQDRVTKEIFDEWSKTFRLNMIKKGIWRDIDAGRNKGQMTGREIFESKSVVIDVDGMVHIQNCHWRSENENVFWNDEALYEGDCDEDALE